The nucleotide window atcccaccaacagtgtaaaagttcctattcctccacatcctctccagcacctgttgtttcctgactttttaatgatcgccattctaactggtgtgagatggtatctcactgtggttttgatttgcgtttctctgatggcgagtgatgatgagcattttttcatgtgtctgttggctgcataaatgtcttcttttgagaagtgtctgttcatatccttagcctactttttgatgagattgtttgttttttcttgtaaatttgtttgagttctttgtagatatttttataaaattatagattttaaattttatgtataatttataaattattttcaataagcaGTAGAGCTAGGATTTGCAGCCAGGACAGTCTGGCTCCAAATCTCATATACATTTTGCCCTGCCACACAGTGCATAAGTGtgtacacagacacatacacacatacacacacacacacgcatgcacgtgcgcgcgcacacacacacacacacacacacacacacacacagcatgttGGATTTTCTAGCTTCAAAAAAGAGCTTAGTGTGGCTTGTCATAATTGATTCTAGACATTCTGAAGTCACATCTGCTTCGAAAGAAGTAGTGGTATTGACCTAAAGTAACTGGTGTTCTATCATGTGGCTGAGATTATCCCCAGTCTGGCTGTGTATATTGGCAGGGGCTCTTGTTGGGACCTCAGTATCCTGGTTTGAGCTGCCAAGGTCAGATTTGGTAAAAGTTGATGGGCTACATGAGAGGGAACTGTCAAAGGGCTGGGCTGGCTCCAGTGTCAGGGAATGTCCAGTCTCTTACGCCCTGGGTCACTTGCCACCTTCTCTCCCCTGTCTTTGTAGCCAACCTCGGTTTGAAGTCCAAGGCAGTGGCTCCTGTGGAGCAGCCAGCATACCAGGGACCCGTGCACTGCATTACAACCATTGTGAGGAATGAGGGCCTGGCAGGGCTGTACCGGGGGGCCAGTGCCATGCTGCTGAGGGATGTCCCAGGCTATTGCCTCTACTTCATCCCCTACGTGTTCCTGAGTGAATGGATCACACCTGAGGCCTGCACAGGCCCCAGCCCCTGTGCCGTGTGGCTGGCGGGCGGCATGGCAGGTaagagcagcagcagctggagccGTACCCCTGTGCAGGCCATGGCAGTGGGACAGCTGGGGAACTGCCATGCCCTTCTCAGCCCAGAGGGAGGGCAGGACACATTTAGGTACTCacccaataattatttgttaGGTACCTACTGTGTCCCTGgtcctctcccacctcagcctcatccCTTTTCCTATGCAGCTATGAGAATGGCAGTTCCCATTTGAACCCATTTGACTTTCAGGCAATGGATATATTTTGAACACATACTCTGTGTCAGGCATTGCTAAGCTTTGGAAAGGAAATCCATTATCATGGTTCAGTTTATTAAATGCAACCTTTGTGATGTAAGGATGCCATTAGTTCTACAAGGCAGGAATCAgtctccccatttcacagatgagaaaactcaggtCCAGAAATGTTAAGTAGCCaatcccaggtcacacagctggtgctGACAGTATAGCAGGGACTCTGCAGCCAGAAAGATTTAAGTTCAAATCCACACTTCATCATTTTGTGACCATGGCCTGGCTGCTTAACCTCCCTGCTCAGAATCCTGCACCACATCCCTCTTTCATTTAAGGTAAAAGTTGACATCCTTGCAATGGTTTTCCAGGCTCTCAGTGATCTAGCTCCCTGTTCCCCACCCACCTCACTTCtactcctctccccttcctcactTTCTCCAGTCACACTCGTCTCTGCTGCAACTtgaccatgcctggcccttcccCGACCACAAGGCCTTTGTACCTGCTACTCACACCTCCTGAATTTAACAATGTGGAGGCCACTGGGGATTTTGGTAAGGGCCACTTGATGGAGAGAAGGGTGTAAAAACCTGATGGAGTGGGCTCGAGAAAGAATGGGATGAAGGATATTGGTGCACCCAAGTATACACAACTCTTCTGAGGGTTCTGCTATGCTGTAATGAggaacagagaaacagagccatAGCCAGAGGGTTATGGAAGTCAAGAGAGGATGCTTTTTAAGAAGGCTGGCATCATGGCATGTTTGATGTGATGGGAAAGATctaacagaaagaagaaaatcatgaatcctcctcctcctccctctcctcctcctccctctccttctccttctctaccccctcctcctccttctcttcccccccccctcctcctcctcctgcctctctttctcctcctcatcatcaCAATTTGCCATGCTGTCAGCTCATAGCGAACACATAATGAAGCTGATGTCTTTGCCACCTAACTACAGTTTTACCTTCTGGCCTCCAGGTGCCTGTGCTCATGCCCAGCTACTAGTAAGAGCTCAGTCAGTACCGACTGGCAGAGAAGACTGCAAGGCCCCATCTGCTCTCACTTCTGCAGAGAGCAGGTGTGAATGGCCTGGCAGGCAAATCCCGTTTTGTGATGCCCTTTCCCATGGGCAGAGGGACAAGGGAGTGCACCAGGGCAGTACCTGGGGAAGTGGTCCCATTGTCCAGGCAGAAGGCACAGGTTTAGAGAGGCTCTTGGAGGACCAagggcaggaggctgaggggaccAGAGGCCAGGATAGGCCAAGGGCCAAGGGCAGTCTAAGGTCTCCTTTGGGAGCTACTGGACAGCAATTACAAAACCATGCAAACCAGTTGCCCTGGACTTTAAcatcaatttgtttttctctcctcatCTAGGAATATATGAATTTCTGTGTTTATATAATAACCTGGCATTGTTTTCCTAGAATTCCTTACCTGAGCATATCCCATGAGGATGACCTGGTGGCACGTGATCCCAAGGCTTCTATTCCAcatacttgaaaaagaaaagagatttttcaaAAAGCTGTCCCTGCTGTGTTTTTGCAACCCCCAGGCTGGCCCTTCCTTGGTGAGCAGCCTGTCTGCATGTGTTTGTTTAGCTTCTCTGGGTTCAGAGTAAATCCTGCCCTCAGCGAGCTGCAAACCTTCAGCCTCATGCCTCACCCTGGGCTCTCTTCTGGTGCCCCGGGAAGGTGCTGCCAAGTACCTGTGGAGCCTGTTACTCTTTCTCCAATAaaaactgctaataaagacaGCCACGTCTCGAGCACTGGCTGTGGACTGGCACTGTGCTCAGTGCTTCACGTTCATTAATTCATTTGGCCCTCAAAACAGCCTCACAACGATAGGTACTGCcaccccattttatagacgagAAGCCCGAGGCTTAGAGAAGGGAGGAAACTTTTGCCAAGTCTCACAGCAAGTGGCAAGCGAGAATCAGAAACAAACTTTGCGGGTTCTACTCCTGAGCTCTGTCCCTTCTCCCGGTTTAATGAATCTCTAAATGGTAGAAATCCGCAAGGAGCCAGGCCCCTCCAGATCCTAAGGAGCCAGCCCCTGAcacctgtttctttctctttgcaggAGCAATTTCTTGGGGGACAGCGACTCCTATGGATGTTGTGAAAAGTCGACTCCAAGCTGATGGggtttatttaaacaaatataaaggTGTCCTGGATTGTATCTCCCAGAGTTACCAGAAGGAAGGTCTTAAAGTAAGCCCACAGCAGGCCTGCGGGGTCAGTGTCAGTTCCTGGAAGGTGATTCACACATTTAGGGGGATGTGGGACTACAGAGAAGGGAATCAGGAGATCAGGCAGCTGCCGGTGATTATGTGTCAGGTGCCACAAGCGGGTGCTTTGTCAAGCACTTTACCTAGGTGGTCTTTTCACATGGCCAGTGGAGGAGGTAGATATGTGACCTACCTGACAGAGGTTCAGAGAGGGCTGGTAATCTGCTTGCAGCCACACAGCTGGTCCATGGTGGCGCCTAGGCCTGGTCTACGTCCGTCTGTACCACAGTTTGCCTTCTCATCAAGATAGGTTGGGCAGTCCTTCCTCACTCATGGCTCAGTGccttccccacccctcctcctgGTGGGAATTGCCAGAGCCGCCTTGCCTCCTTCCTGTCCTCAGTCAGCTCATCTCACCAGCTCCAGGCCCTGTGAACTGTCTTCTGCTCTCCCACCTAAGCCCTGACCCCAGACCTCTGATCTCGGCTGAGGAGGCAGCCTCCGACCCATTTCCCTTGGCTGTGTCTCCTCCGTTCTTCCTACAGCTCAAGAGCTTAACCTAACACACACCCCTTCCTACCACCTGAAAAGGTGCTGCCCCAGGATAGACCAGACTTCCATGTCCAGTGTCCAAGGTTATAAACAGATTCATCACCCTCCGGAGAAACCATCCTGCTGGCTCTTTCTTGCACGGGCTCCTTGCTTTCTTGGTGTGGCTCTTAGAGTCAGCAGATGTGGGTTCAAAGTCAGATGTAGCTACTGTGAGCTGGCAGGATCCAAGCAAGCAGCTTCAtgtctcagggcctcagtttcttctagaATGATCATCCCTTCCATGAAGGGTGGGGCATTTGTGGGTTAATACAAAAAGCACTCCATTCAATATGTAACCCATAGGGAAGAGTTAACCCTTTCTCATTTGCATTAGTATGATCAGTATTGATTTTATTAGCACCAGCGTTAGCCCAGAGCTCTGGGTCTTTTCTCACATGgctgccccaccccaggccctgccAGAGGAGTCTACCCATCCTTCCAGGCCCAGTGCAGTCCACCAGCCTCCCCAGGATCCATGTCCTTGGCTTGCTTCTCCTGTACCTCTCTCAAGGCGCTTCTCAAACACCACCACGGGTGACAGCTATTTCTATACCTGCCTCTCCTCTGCCTCTTACAGCAAATTTTCCAAGGTCCTGTTTTACTCTCTCCCCCAACTTGGGAAAGACGCAGAGTTGGGATGACCCAGTGTTGTGGTAAATAACTAACATGCCACATGAGAGGGACAAGATCCAAAAGCTAGATCAAAGGGCCACATCTAAAGGACAGACCTACCAGAAGTCACTGTAAAGTCCAGCCCTTAGTATTCAATCATGGATCAATCATCTGTGTAAAGGATGGGGCAATCTGATTTGATGAAGGCTCCTAAGGAAAAATGCCTAAGTGTTTTAGttttcaaatgcttatttttaGACCAACTAGTAAGTGGTAGGCACAGTTCTAGGAGCTGGGGACAGAGCAgtaaactaaagagaaaaagccCATGCTCTGATCAGCTAATGTGCAGTGAGCCAACAGTGAGACCTGTCCCAAGGTTGCATTAATAGAAGTATAGTGGGTAGAATAAAGGAGGTGGAGGCTTCTGCCCTGACCAGATTACAGCTGAAATGTTGCATCCACCTTTGGTCACTGCCCATTAAGCAAGACCCTAGTGGTGCCCTGGGAATGAAGAGCAGGATATCATAGTGTGTGAGGAAAGGCTGGACCCTGGTTAGTATAAGAAGATGTGATAAGGAGGGAACTTGAATTCTATCTTTATGTTTTAAGGATGGATAAACTCAGAGCTTTActattctcattattttaaattcctttttaaaatttttaacaagaGCTGCTCTGACAGAAGGGTGAAGCCCAGCCCTGGTGCGGCCTCAAttatcttttgtatctttttttcttcttcttcttttttttttgttttttagcagagGTACAGTTTGTGATTCAGCCAATGAGTACAGAAGGATATAAAAGTGTTTCAAATGGATGATTCATTTTTATCTGAGATGTTTTTGTCTACTTCCCCAAATATTAATGTGTCATAATTTATAAAAAGTCTGTAGAGGCAAAATATATTGCTGATATTATTTCATGCAAAAATTACTgtgctctttaaaaaatgaagtcctGGAAGTCAGCTAAGTTCAGATGATTGGTTTCTTAATTTTGATAGCATTTGGTCCTCACTGTTGGTTCAGAGACAGGTTTTAAGTCAAGATAACAATACTCAGCTTGAGTAACCACTGCGTGATCAGATGGTTCAAggttaattgtttaaaatttgtaTCAATTGGTCAAAAATTGGTAATGTCTGAACATAGGAAGCTTCCAAAACTACCTGAGGATATACTGTGTCGATGCCCTGCCTGTGGTCCCTGTCCTCACTCAAAGGCAATTACCATAAAGTTTCTTGTGatacatttcaaaaacatttacagtgtatataagaatatatgtgtatgtacctaTCTATGTATGCTTGTATATGTGACTGTTTACTTATGGACATAAACAGTAACATAAACAAAAACGACACCATCTAGAACAATCAGGTTGTCTCAAAGGCAGTTTTCTGGCAGcggcaggaggaggaggtagagagGATTCCCCGGTGCCCCAGGGATGGCTCCAGTTCCCGGCTGGCTTGGGCTCTGGCAATATGAGCACCCCTCCCCAAGCATTCTTGACCGTGGCTTGCAGAGGCAGAGTGCAAGGCCCCAAGTCCATCATCATCCAATCTGTTCTCACCTTCCTATGGAAGAAGAAGTTTGTGACAGGAAAGAATTAGAAAGGCATTAATAATGATGATGGCGACCAATTTGAGTAGCTCTTTGTAACCCACTTAGGGATGATCAGTGGTGTAGCCTTCGTGGTGGGGAAAATCAAAAGTCCATGGACTTGTCGAGGCATCTCCAagtagaaacagaagaaaaatctggTAGTTTTGGAGCGATTCTCTGCCCACTGTTAGGGTTGTCTTGGGCTACATGGACCATAGCTCTGACTTGGAGAGTTGCCATCTGAAATAACGAGGCTGGTGAAGCACCTTGGTATTCTTGGCTCCATGGAAGCAGCTGCTGTGGAGGGGCTGTGGCAGTGAGATGAGGCTGAATGGCAGACAGAGGGGGCATTTGTAGGTAGACAGCTTCCGGAGGCACCAGGGCCAGCTGCCCTGGGTTGCTGTCCCTGGGGAATCTGGAGCCTCCCTCTTGCTCCAGGAACCCTGAACTACAGCCACCAGGACTCTTCCTTTTTCACGTCCaaaagttcatttattcattcattcatttactcatccatccatccattcactgaTTCATTTAATGTGTTTATGGAAGGTCTACTCTGGGCTAAGCGCTCGCAGGTGCTGGGGTTTCAGAGGCAAACCACTCACACAGCCCTGCATTCACTGTCCTGACTGTGGTTGCTaatcccactcccacccctgtTGTCTGTCCTTCCTGACAGGTGAGTCAGGGACACTTGGAGAACAGTGTGAGGAGTGCTGCAGTGGGGAGATACTGAGTGCACAGAAGGTGAGGGGCCATCATCCACCTGGGGGTGGCCATGGCAACACTGCCAGGCTGCAAGCCAGGCCTGGGAAGCACTCCAGGCAGAGGGTACCAGAAGAGGCCCAGTGGAGGAAAAAGTCTGGCCCCTTAAAGGAATGACAGGCCGTTAACCTGCCCAGGGTGTCAGCTGTGAGAGGCCGCGCAGAGAAAGTGCAAGGGAGAGTATGTGGGTCCTTGCAAGCCAGGAAACGGTATGGACCTGACCCTAGCCCATAGGGAGCCACTGAGGCTTTGTAGGGTGGGAGTGAGGGGGACTAGGTCTGGAGGTCATATGCTCTGACAGCTCTAGGTAAAAGCTGGCAGGTCTGCACTTTGTTTGCCTTCTGTGGGCTCCGCAGCAGAGCAGGCCACAGCTGCTGGAGGGAGGGCTGTCTGCTTGTCTGAAGTGACCCACAGCTCCTGCAGAGCCTGGTGCTGTGGGACAGAAGGCTCACACTCCAAGCCGGGCCATGGCTGCCTCCACCTTGCAGAGCAGAGCCAAGCCCAGACCCACAGGGCAACCTCTGTGGGCACCGGCATGGAATTTTCCTCTCGGAGTTTGACCCAGTTCCTGGCTGTTATTCAGTCACTCTGGATGAGCCTGTGGAATTCCAGAAAGGTCAGACATCAGAGAAGAGTGTTAATATTACCAGGATCTCACTGCTTGAACAGCTCGAGGGCTTGGCTGAGCCACTTGTTCATCTCTAGGGATCCTTGTCCATTAGCCCCGTCCCTAGGGCCATGTTGCACCCTGGAGGCTGCTGCGAAGTGCAGGCACCTCTCCTGAAGGAAGGTTACCTGATATCCTAGCCAGTGACAGAGGCCTGCACCAACTCTGATACCACAGTGCCCAGAGACTGAGGAAACTGGGGAAACGCAAAGGGTTGGTTTCTACTTTTACAAAATGACCAGTTCTGTTTCTTAAACTTAGAAAATTATACAGGAATCCGAGTAGGTTTCTCTCTGTGCCTGACAGTTCTCAAGTCATTTATATTTGTGTGAGAACTTGCTTTTAGATGGTCGTTACTTACCAGAGGATGTATAAAAGGCCAGCTCCTCCCCACGGTCCCTCTCGCCAAAGCTCTTATCTGTTCTCATTTTCTGGGTCATGTTGTTATTGTTCCTAAATGGGCCTTATCTCTGCTAATAGGTTATCACTGCTTGAGAGTTGGAATCACATCACATTTATGAGCTGACACCCAACACCAAGCAAAAAGattgagggaggaaaggaagatcATAGGCCATGTTTGGGAAGCATCACATAATACTCCCTGGGGATGGAAGACAAATGCAGGTGTCATGGAGCAGCAAAGGCAGAGTTCAGCAGCTCAGCAGCACGGGCCATTCTTCCCAAGCACGCATCCTAGTGCTGGAGGTTGAGTCCTATTCCCTATTAGGTGATAGACTATTAATAAGAACAAGGAGGGTGATGATGATAATCAGCAGTTAACACATGCTtatactgtatgccaggcaccgTGCAAGTGCTTGAAAAGCCTCATCTCATTTAGTCCCTCCAACATTCTTATCAGGTTGATTCTATCATTACTCCCCTCTTACAGTCGGGAAAAATGAGTTCCAGAGAGTTTGCCATTGGCCCAAGTGACAAACTGTGCCTCAACCTCAATGGCAAAGCTGTGCCTCAACTCCACGTCTGCAGAGTCTTAAGCACAGTTCGAGTTCCGTTCTCTGCCACTTTGGGGATGTCCTGTGAAGCCCCTGCTACAGTGATTGGGCATGGCTGGGTGCTCTACTTAGGGCTTCTAGAttctggaggagagagagagagagagagagagagagagagacagtgtgtgtatgcatatgagagaagaagagagagagggagggggagagagggcaatttaaaaagcatatgtAGGTGTTTGCCTGGCCCAACAGCTTACCTATAGTATTTAGTGCATGTGTATCAGGGTCTGGCAGGAAAAGCACCATCAGGCATGACACGGGTCAGGGCAGGGCATGACTGGAACTTCCCTTTGTGGTCTCTGCCTACACAGGTCCTTTGGGCTGTGGCTGGGGACGGGGCCTGGGCAGGCAGCACCGTGAGCCGTTCTCTGCCCCTCCTTAGTGGCCCTGCAGAGGTGTGGCTCAGTCCCCTGCAATAACTGGGCCCCTGTGCAAAGGTGTTTTTCAGAGGCATCACTGTGAACGCGGTGAGGGGCTTCCCCATGAGCGCGGCCATGTTCCTTGGGTACGAGCTGTCGCTGCAGGCTATCCGCGGGGACCACGCAGTGACAAGTCCATGAGCGCCAGGTCAGTGTGCTTCCATCCCAGCTAATTGTACCTCCCAGAAActtgaaactctttttttttttggtcatgagAATGTTGTGGCCTTCTGAAATGTCCTGTGGTTTATCACATATCTTATCTGTGGTAAGCTGGGGCTAGAGCTGCCACCCTTCTTGTCATCAAACAGCAGTTGGGAAATGCCCACCAGTGACTGGTGGTGTGCTGGGTCCCCAGGGACCGAGTCTGGCACAGAGTATACCTGTTTCCAGGCAGTTCGCCTCTCCATTTTCCCATCCAGTAGCTTCAACAGCCCTTGCAGAGAAGCACTTTTACCTTCACCGTGCAGACGCAATGACCCAGGCTCACAAGTGAGGACTGCAACCAGGATACCTGCAGGGGGGCACCGTCTCCC belongs to Theropithecus gelada isolate Dixy chromosome 6, Tgel_1.0, whole genome shotgun sequence and includes:
- the SLC25A48 gene encoding solute carrier family 25 member 48 is translated as MGSLQLEDFAAGWIGGAASVIVGHPLDTVKTRLQAGVGYGNTLSCIRMVYRRESVFGFFKGMSFPLASIAVYNSVVFGVFSNTQRFLSQHRCGEPEASPPRTLSDLLLASMVAGVVSVGLGGPVDLIKIRLQMQTQPFRDANLGLKSKAVAPVEQPAYQGPVHCITTIVRNEGLAGLYRGASAMLLRDVPGYCLYFIPYVFLSEWITPEACTGPSPCAVWLAGGMAGAISWGTATPMDVVKSRLQADGVYLNKYKGVLDCISQSYQKEGLKVFFRGITVNAVRGFPMSAAMFLGYELSLQAIRGDHAVTSP